In Excalfactoria chinensis isolate bCotChi1 chromosome 3, bCotChi1.hap2, whole genome shotgun sequence, one DNA window encodes the following:
- the TAF1A gene encoding TATA box-binding protein-associated factor RNA polymerase I subunit A has product MRFLCAFSTLAAEVPPCPAAPTARCGAMEGLRAGSALQPTLHLPFLPRHFYRAASSKEHRLNFWKSKEMCLNYIQDALLQKQWRRAAEFLTSYIEALEKDFSTKFMGPSEMIWRIGSEILCNHSHRNMREFSSFIEQMKSLGIKRYLKVCLEHAFHLLCNGLIDEAYRNLSLAESWRFGELTVVQDKEMKLIQAYRGLLDYYTWSNQKNILLEYGKDGFEDSSVEQEMHSCFRKAAVSLKEIIKIPGVWDLFVKAYVDLLEFYGDHQEAREVLTDYAYNSKFPTNPNAHVYFCQFLKRHGAPKKSLISALKILHDIVPSHELMIDFNTMLQKSKKRKRRRLGLEVIFAVLDYAGWKENVKAWSCLARQVKQIVISEKHLNWIKQEWNSRRDWWPAFHFSRYLAKRNWQENESLSYEKALVAGVLLGKDCKYFKYVSRQGCKAQVKKFRTLKKFVTKHSSAYLSISGL; this is encoded by the exons ATGCGCTTTCTCTGTGCCTTCTCCACTCTGGCAGCTGAGGTGCCTCCCTGCCCTGCCGCTCCGACCGCTCGCTGTGGGGCCATGGAGGGTCTCCGGGCGGGGAGCGCCCTGCAGCCGACCCTGCACCTGCCCTTCTTGCCGCGGCACTTCTACCGAGCGG cGTCTTCCAAAGAGCACAGGTTAAACTTCTGGAAGAGCAAGGAGATGTGTTTGAATTACATCCAGGATGCGCTACTACAGAAGCAGTGGAGGAGAGCTGCGGAGTTCCTGACTTCCTACATCGAGGCACTGGAGAAAGACTTCTCTACAAAGTTCATGGGGCCTTCAGAG ATGATTTGGAGAATAGGATCAGAAATCCTGTGCAATCATTCCCACAGAAACATGAGAGAGTTCAGCTCTTTCATAGAACAAATGAAATCTTTAGGAATAAAAAGGTATTTGAAG GTTTGTTTAGAGCATGCCTTTCATCTCCTTTGTAATGGACTGATAGATGAAGCCTACCGAAACCTGTCCCTGGCAGAGAGTTGGAGGTTTGGAGAACTAACAGTTGTTCAGGATAAGGAAATGAAACTGATTCAGGCTTACAGGGGACTGCTGGACTACTATACCTGGTCCAATCAGAAGAACATACTGTTAGAGTATG GGAAGGATGGATTTGAAGACTCGTCTGTTGAACAGGAAATGCATAGTTGCTTTCGGAAGGCAGCGGTGAGCTTAAAGGAGATCATTAAAATACCTGGAGTCTGGGATCTCTTTGTGAAAGCCTATGTGGAT CTGTTGGAATTCTATGGAGACCACCAAGAAGCTCGTGAAGTATTAACGGATTATGCTTACAACTCAAAGTTTCCCACAAATCCCAATGCTCACGTTTACTTCTGTCAGTTCCTAAAGAGACATGGTGCACCAAAGAAATCGCTCATATCTGCACTCAAG atcttGCATGATATTGTTCCCTCTCATGAACTAATGATAGATTTTAATACAATGCTTCAGAAATCAA AGAAACGAAAAAGACGGCGACTGGGGCTAGAAGTTATTTTTGCAGTCTTGGATTATGCTGGctggaaggaaaatgtaaaaGCATGGAGTTGTTTGGCAAGACAGGTGAAACAAATTGTAAT TTCTGAGAAGCATCTTAACTGGATTAAGCAGGAGTGGAACTCCAGAAGGGACTGGTGGCCAGCCTTCCATTTTAGCCGCTACTTAGCGAAGAGGAATtggcaggaaaatgaaagccttTCATATGAAAAAGCTCTGGTGGCTGGAGTTCTACTAGGAAAGG ATTGCAAGTACTTTAAATACGTGTCACGCCAAGGCTGCAAAGCTCAGGTGAAAAAGTTTCGGACACTCAAGAAATTTGTGACTAAGCACAGCAGTGCCTACCTGAGCATATCTGGTCTTTGA